A window of Castanea sativa cultivar Marrone di Chiusa Pesio chromosome 1, ASM4071231v1 contains these coding sequences:
- the LOC142622217 gene encoding FBD-associated F-box protein At4g10400-like yields the protein MPTTLFFSSALVSLRLTGAMLLNPPPASASTFPSLRTLALGSVRYAKHDSISTLLAACPALQDLSLSVESYNFHGLGESAGKVNVIVLVPTLKTLNISWPADECWLYKLQINTPALERFDFLGGLGEYVVLENLPNLVETVIELEDDDSVDYTNRIWDFMESLYNVVSMKFNLETARILCYGPMDGLPMFNNLTSLTFDGNFWPSYYMWPAVRLLLCQAPKVQTLGFELTFQGDHNGCPPDHRLENRMEKTLFDPECLSSHLTTCYYKGFSGHEVEMELVRQVLKEAYVLKTMNITFESRLDTEIKLHACKKLRKLQRRYPTCQIEFDKGQFDF from the exons ATGCCTACCACCCTCTTCTTTAGTTCAGCATTAGTGTCCCTCAGATTGACAGGTGCCATGCTTCTCAATCCTCCTCCTGcttctgcttcaactttcccaaGTCTCCGGACTCTTGCACTTGGAAGTGTTAGATATGCAAAGCATGACTCTATCTCCACACTCCTCGCCGCCTGCCCTGCACTCCAAGATTTGAGCCTCTCAGTGGAAAGTTACAATTTTCATGGTTTGGGCGAGAGTGCAGGCAAGGTCAATGTCATTGTACTGGTACCTACGCTGAAAACATTAAATATAAGTTGGCCTGCTGATGAGTGTTGGCTTTACAAACTGCAGATAAACACCCCGGCTCTTGAGaggtttgattttttgggtGGTTTGGGTGAGTATGTTGTGTTGGAAAACCTCCCCAACCTAGTTGAAACAGTCATTGAACTTGAAGATGATGATTCGGTAGATTATACAAATAGGATATGGGACTTCATGGAATCACTCTATAACGTTGTATCCATGAAATTCAACCTAGAAACCGCCAGG ATCCTCTGCTATGGTCCTATGGATGGTCTTCCCATGTTTAATAATTTGACTTCCTTGACATTTGATGGGAATTTTTGGCCTTCCTATTATATGTGGCCTGCAGTACGACTCTTGCTTTGTCAGGCTCCAAAGGTACAAACACTTGGCTTTGAATTGACATTCCAGGGTGACCACAATGGTTGCCCACCTGACCATCGCTTGGAGAATCGCATGGAGAAGACGCTTTTTGATCCTGAATGTCTGTCATCACATCTTACAACCTGTTATTATAAAGGATTTTCAGGGCATGAGGTTGAGATGGAACTTGTTCGACAAGTCTTGAAGGAAGCATATGTATTAAAGACAATGAATATCACTTTTGAAAGTCGTCTAGACACAGAGATAAAGCTTCATGCTTGCAAGAAATTAAGAAAGCTTCAAAGGAGGTATCCTACTTGTCAAATTGAATTTGACAAAGGACAATTCGATTTTTAA